One genomic region from Microcebus murinus isolate Inina chromosome 32, M.murinus_Inina_mat1.0, whole genome shotgun sequence encodes:
- the TTYH1 gene encoding protein tweety homolog 1 isoform X3, whose amino-acid sequence MGAPPGYRPSAWVHLLHQLPRADFQLRPVPSDFAPREQEYQQALLLVAALAGLGLGLSLIFIAVYLIRFCCCRPPEPPGAKSPPPGGGCVTWSCIAALLVGCAGIGIGFYGNSETSDGVSQLSSALLHANHTLSAIDHLVLETVETLGEAVRTELTTLEEVLEQRTELVAAARAARRQTEAVAQQLQGLAFWQGVPLSPLQVAEGVSFVEEYRWLAYVLLLLLELLVCLFTLLGLAKQSKWLVIVMTVMSLLVLILSWGSMGLEAATAVGLSDFCSNPDTYVLNLTQEETGLSSDILSYYFLCNQAVSNPFQQRLTLSQRALANIHSQLQGLEREAVPQFPAAQKPLLSLEETLNVTEGNFHQLVALLHCRGLHKDYGAALRGLCEDALEGLLFLLLFSLLSAGALATALCSLPRAWALFPPSSFPGCRRRPH is encoded by the exons ATGGGGGCGCCCCCGGGCTACCGGCCCTCAGCTTGGGTGCATCTCCTCCACCAGCTGCCCCGCGCCGACTTCCAGCTCCGCCCGGTGCCTAGCGATTTCGCGCCCCGCGAGCAGGAATACCAGCAG gccctgtTGCTGGTGGCGGCCTTGGCGGGCCTGGGCTTAGGCCTGAGCCTCATTTTCATCGCTGTCTACCTCATCCGCTTCTGCTGCTGCCGGCCCCCAGAGCCCCCTGGGGCCAAGAGCCCCCCGCCTGGGGGAGGCTGTGTCACCTGGAGCTGCATTGCTGCCCTTCTCGTCGGCTG CGCTGGCATTGGCATCGGTTTCTATGGTAACAGCGAGACCAGTGATGGGGTGTCCCAGCTCAGCTCAGCCCTGCTGCATGCCAACCACACGCTCAGCGCCATTGATCACCTG gtgCTGGAGACAGTGGAGACGCTGGGCGAGGCAGTGAGGACAGAGCTGACCACCCTGGAGGAGGTGCTCGAGCAGCGCACGGAGCTGGTGGCTGCTGCCCGGGCAGCTCGGCGGCAGACAGAGGCTGTGGCCCAGCAGCTGCAGGGGCTGGCCTTCTGGCAAGGTGTGCCCCTGAGCCCCCTGCAGGTGGCCGAAGGCGTGTCCTTCGTGGAGGAGTACAG gtGGCTGGCCTATGTCCTCCTGCTACTCCTGGAGCTGCTGGTCTGCCTCTTCACCCTCCTGGGCCTGGCGAAGCAGAGCAAGTGGCTGGTGATTGT GATGACAGTCATGAGTCTCCTGGTTCTCATTCTGAGCTGGGGCTCCATGGGCCTGGAGGCAGCTACCGCCGTG GGCCTCAGTGACTTCTGCTCCAACCCGGACACCTACGTCCTGAACCTGACCCAGGAGGAGACAGGGCTCAGCTCAG ACATCCTGAGCTATTATTTTCTCTGCAACCAGGCCGTCTCCAACCCCTTTCAACAG AGGCTGACTCTGTCCCAGCGAGCTCTGGCCAACATCCACTCCCAGCTGCAGGGCCTGGAGCGAGAAGCTGTCCCTCAGTTCCCTGCAGCGCAG AAGCCTCTGTTGTCCTTGGAGGAGACGCTGAATGTGACAGAAGGAAACTTCCACCAGTTGGTGGCACTGCTGCACTGTCGCGGCCTGCACAAG GACTATGGTGCAGCCCTGAGGGGCCTGTGTGAAGATGCCCTGGAAGGCTTGCTCTTCCTGCTGCTCTTCTCCCTGCTGTCTGCAGGGGCCCTGGCCACTGCCCTCTGCAGCCTGCCCCGTGCCTGGGCCCTCTTCCCACCCAG tTCCTTCCCTGGCTGCCGGAGAAGACCCCACTAA
- the TTYH1 gene encoding protein tweety homolog 1 isoform X1, producing the protein MGAPPGYRPSAWVHLLHQLPRADFQLRPVPSDFAPREQEYQQALLLVAALAGLGLGLSLIFIAVYLIRFCCCRPPEPPGAKSPPPGGGCVTWSCIAALLVGCAGIGIGFYGNSETSDGVSQLSSALLHANHTLSAIDHLVLETVETLGEAVRTELTTLEEVLEQRTELVAAARAARRQTEAVAQQLQGLAFWQGVPLSPLQVAEGVSFVEEYRWLAYVLLLLLELLVCLFTLLGLAKQSKWLVIVMTVMSLLVLILSWGSMGLEAATAVGLSDFCSNPDTYVLNLTQEETGLSSDILSYYFLCNQAVSNPFQQRLTLSQRALANIHSQLQGLEREAVPQFPAAQKPLLSLEETLNVTEGNFHQLVALLHCRGLHKDYGAALRGLCEDALEGLLFLLLFSLLSAGALATALCSLPRAWALFPPRNPSASCSGSRLSEPLLPARLEPASPLRSFPGCRRRPH; encoded by the exons ATGGGGGCGCCCCCGGGCTACCGGCCCTCAGCTTGGGTGCATCTCCTCCACCAGCTGCCCCGCGCCGACTTCCAGCTCCGCCCGGTGCCTAGCGATTTCGCGCCCCGCGAGCAGGAATACCAGCAG gccctgtTGCTGGTGGCGGCCTTGGCGGGCCTGGGCTTAGGCCTGAGCCTCATTTTCATCGCTGTCTACCTCATCCGCTTCTGCTGCTGCCGGCCCCCAGAGCCCCCTGGGGCCAAGAGCCCCCCGCCTGGGGGAGGCTGTGTCACCTGGAGCTGCATTGCTGCCCTTCTCGTCGGCTG CGCTGGCATTGGCATCGGTTTCTATGGTAACAGCGAGACCAGTGATGGGGTGTCCCAGCTCAGCTCAGCCCTGCTGCATGCCAACCACACGCTCAGCGCCATTGATCACCTG gtgCTGGAGACAGTGGAGACGCTGGGCGAGGCAGTGAGGACAGAGCTGACCACCCTGGAGGAGGTGCTCGAGCAGCGCACGGAGCTGGTGGCTGCTGCCCGGGCAGCTCGGCGGCAGACAGAGGCTGTGGCCCAGCAGCTGCAGGGGCTGGCCTTCTGGCAAGGTGTGCCCCTGAGCCCCCTGCAGGTGGCCGAAGGCGTGTCCTTCGTGGAGGAGTACAG gtGGCTGGCCTATGTCCTCCTGCTACTCCTGGAGCTGCTGGTCTGCCTCTTCACCCTCCTGGGCCTGGCGAAGCAGAGCAAGTGGCTGGTGATTGT GATGACAGTCATGAGTCTCCTGGTTCTCATTCTGAGCTGGGGCTCCATGGGCCTGGAGGCAGCTACCGCCGTG GGCCTCAGTGACTTCTGCTCCAACCCGGACACCTACGTCCTGAACCTGACCCAGGAGGAGACAGGGCTCAGCTCAG ACATCCTGAGCTATTATTTTCTCTGCAACCAGGCCGTCTCCAACCCCTTTCAACAG AGGCTGACTCTGTCCCAGCGAGCTCTGGCCAACATCCACTCCCAGCTGCAGGGCCTGGAGCGAGAAGCTGTCCCTCAGTTCCCTGCAGCGCAG AAGCCTCTGTTGTCCTTGGAGGAGACGCTGAATGTGACAGAAGGAAACTTCCACCAGTTGGTGGCACTGCTGCACTGTCGCGGCCTGCACAAG GACTATGGTGCAGCCCTGAGGGGCCTGTGTGAAGATGCCCTGGAAGGCTTGCTCTTCCTGCTGCTCTTCTCCCTGCTGTCTGCAGGGGCCCTGGCCACTGCCCTCTGCAGCCTGCCCCGTGCCTGGGCCCTCTTCCCACCCAG GAATCCAAGCGCTTCGTGCAGTGGCAGTCGTCTATCTGAGCCTCTCCTCCCTGCCAGACTGGAGCCTGCCTCCCCTCTTCG tTCCTTCCCTGGCTGCCGGAGAAGACCCCACTAA
- the TTYH1 gene encoding protein tweety homolog 1 isoform X2, with the protein MGAPPGYRPSAWVHLLHQLPRADFQLRPVPSDFAPREQEYQQALLLVAALAGLGLGLSLIFIAVYLIRFCCCRPPEPPGAKSPPPGGGCVTWSCIAALLVGCAGIGIGFYGNSETSDGVSQLSSALLHANHTLSAIDHLVLETVETLGEAVRTELTTLEEVLEQRTELVAAARAARRQTEAVAQQLQGLAFWQGVPLSPLQVAEGVSFVEEYRWLAYVLLLLLELLVCLFTLLGLAKQSKWLVIVMTVMSLLVLILSWGSMGLEAATAVGLSDFCSNPDTYVLNLTQEETGLSSDILSYYFLCNQAVSNPFQQRLTLSQRALANIHSQLQGLEREAVPQFPAAQKPLLSLEETLNVTEGNFHQLVALLHCRGLHKDYGAALRGLCEDALEGLLFLLLFSLLSAGALATALCSLPRAWALFPPSDDYDDTDDDDPFNPQESKRFVQWQSSI; encoded by the exons ATGGGGGCGCCCCCGGGCTACCGGCCCTCAGCTTGGGTGCATCTCCTCCACCAGCTGCCCCGCGCCGACTTCCAGCTCCGCCCGGTGCCTAGCGATTTCGCGCCCCGCGAGCAGGAATACCAGCAG gccctgtTGCTGGTGGCGGCCTTGGCGGGCCTGGGCTTAGGCCTGAGCCTCATTTTCATCGCTGTCTACCTCATCCGCTTCTGCTGCTGCCGGCCCCCAGAGCCCCCTGGGGCCAAGAGCCCCCCGCCTGGGGGAGGCTGTGTCACCTGGAGCTGCATTGCTGCCCTTCTCGTCGGCTG CGCTGGCATTGGCATCGGTTTCTATGGTAACAGCGAGACCAGTGATGGGGTGTCCCAGCTCAGCTCAGCCCTGCTGCATGCCAACCACACGCTCAGCGCCATTGATCACCTG gtgCTGGAGACAGTGGAGACGCTGGGCGAGGCAGTGAGGACAGAGCTGACCACCCTGGAGGAGGTGCTCGAGCAGCGCACGGAGCTGGTGGCTGCTGCCCGGGCAGCTCGGCGGCAGACAGAGGCTGTGGCCCAGCAGCTGCAGGGGCTGGCCTTCTGGCAAGGTGTGCCCCTGAGCCCCCTGCAGGTGGCCGAAGGCGTGTCCTTCGTGGAGGAGTACAG gtGGCTGGCCTATGTCCTCCTGCTACTCCTGGAGCTGCTGGTCTGCCTCTTCACCCTCCTGGGCCTGGCGAAGCAGAGCAAGTGGCTGGTGATTGT GATGACAGTCATGAGTCTCCTGGTTCTCATTCTGAGCTGGGGCTCCATGGGCCTGGAGGCAGCTACCGCCGTG GGCCTCAGTGACTTCTGCTCCAACCCGGACACCTACGTCCTGAACCTGACCCAGGAGGAGACAGGGCTCAGCTCAG ACATCCTGAGCTATTATTTTCTCTGCAACCAGGCCGTCTCCAACCCCTTTCAACAG AGGCTGACTCTGTCCCAGCGAGCTCTGGCCAACATCCACTCCCAGCTGCAGGGCCTGGAGCGAGAAGCTGTCCCTCAGTTCCCTGCAGCGCAG AAGCCTCTGTTGTCCTTGGAGGAGACGCTGAATGTGACAGAAGGAAACTTCCACCAGTTGGTGGCACTGCTGCACTGTCGCGGCCTGCACAAG GACTATGGTGCAGCCCTGAGGGGCCTGTGTGAAGATGCCCTGGAAGGCTTGCTCTTCCTGCTGCTCTTCTCCCTGCTGTCTGCAGGGGCCCTGGCCACTGCCCTCTGCAGCCTGCCCCGTGCCTGGGCCCTCTTCCCACCCAG TGATGACTACGATGACACAGACGATGACGACCCTTTCAACCCTCAG GAATCCAAGCGCTTCGTGCAGTGGCAGTCGTCTATCTGA